A genomic window from Cyprinus carpio isolate SPL01 chromosome B9, ASM1834038v1, whole genome shotgun sequence includes:
- the LOC109097220 gene encoding caspase-8-like, which yields MQTDLGFQRVLLKVQQSLTVDEVQDLVFLCSDLLSLKDLSAVTSAGQLFSLLENRDLLSWEDPSLLLELLRILKRNSLIRSLTSDDVMPTNGTTYSQLISPYRQLLYELSESICEQDLKNIKFLLLKTLPRKKLEKDTTLLQLFLEMEKEGFLDENNLDVLQKMIADINPCLEKRIIQYKTESCETGGMVIAQEIGDITPALYSPAQPSLLTSRTSVDFMEEQVNRLNLTEGAAAVSGDQSQHSVIENESLNMSGTESAGIQQYEMKGEKRGVCLIINNCDFKDCGLRNRDGTDIDKKSLEVVFQWLGFEVLTERNCDRHQIMQVLRDLAARDHTSADCVVCCVLSHGKIKGIVGVDGQIVTYRELIETLSPSQCPTLFEKPKLFFIQACRGTDDQPAAFPQIFPDDEVMPVSDSAVPRDSIPKMADYLLAMSTVPHYVSYREKDRGTWFIQSLCHNLKLLVPRGIDLLSILTQVNSDVSKKTDKSGLRKQMPQPEFTITKKVVFPKPKTRPPLL from the exons ATGCAGACAGATTTGGGGTTTCAGCGGGTGCTGTTAAAAGTGCAGCAGTCTCTCACTGTCGATGAGGTGCAGGACCTGGTGTTCCTCTGCTCTGATCTGCTGAGTCTGAAAGACCTCAGCGCCGTGACCTCAGCCGGACAGCTGTTCAGTCTTCTGGAGAACAGGGACCTGCTGTCATGGGAGGATCCGTCTCTGCTTTTAGAGCTGCTCAGGATCCTGAAGCGGAACAGCTTGATCCGCAGTCTGACCTCAGACGATGTTATGCCAACCAACGGCACGACATATAGTCAACTAATCTCCCCATACAG aCAGTTGTTGTATGAACTGTCAGAGTCCATCTGTGAGCAGGAcctgaaaaacatcaaattcCTCCTGTTAAAAACACTGCCGCGCAAAAAACTGGAGAAGGACACG ACGCTGTTGCAGTTGTTTTTGGAGATGGAGAAGGAGGGCTTTTTGGATGAAAATAATTTGGACGTTCTGCAGAAAATGATAGCAGATATCAATCCCTGTTTAGAAAAAAGAATCATTCAATACAAAACGGAGAGCTGTGAGA CAGGTGGTATGGTTATTGCTCAGGAGATTGGGGATATTACTCCTGCGTTGTACTCACCAGCTCAG CCCTCATTGCTGACGTCACGTACATCGG TTGACTTCATGGAGGAGCAGGTGAACAGACTAAATCTGACTGAAGGTGCTGCTGCGGTTAGTGGAG ATCAGAGCCAGCACTCAGTGATTGAAAATGAGAGCTTAAACATGTCTGGGACTGAAAGCGCAGGG ATCCAGCAGTATGAGATGAAGGGGGAGAAGAGAGGAGTCTGTCTGATCATCAACAACTGTGACTTCAAAGACTGTGGACTACGGAACAGAGACGGAACAGACATTGACAAAA AAAGTCTGGAGGTTGTGTTCCAGTGGTTGGGCTTTGAGGTCCTGACCGAACGGAACTGTGATCGCCATCAGATTATGCAGGTGCTGAGGGACCTGGCTGCTCGTGACCACACGTCAGCGGATTGCGTGGTGTGCTGTGTGCTGAGCCACGGAAAAATAAAAGGCATTGTCGGGGTTGATGGACAGATTGTCACCTATAGGGAGCTGATAGAGACCCTGAGTCCAAGTCAATGTCCCACTCTCTTCGAAAAACCCAAACTGTTCTTCATTCAGGCCTGTAGGGGTACCGACGATCAGCCAGCAGCATTTCCTCAAATTTTCCCAGATGATGAAGTCATGCCAGTCAGCGATTCAGCTGTACCCAGAGACTCCATACCTAAGATGGCAGACTACCTATTAGCCATGTCCACTGTACCACACTACGTCTCATACAGGGAAAAAGACCGTGGAACCTGGTTTATACAGTCCCTCTGCCACAACTTGAAACTGCTGGTGCCAAG GGGTATCGATCTACTCTCCATTCTGACGCAGGTGAATAGCGATGTGAGCAAAAAGACGGACAAAAGCGGTTTGAGGAAGCAGATGCCACAGCCAGAGTTCACCATCACCAAGAAAGTGGTTTTCCCTAAACCTAAAACTCGCCCGCCCCTTCTATAA